The nucleotide window CACTCTCTCAAGTCCACAACTTTACATTCAATACGTAGTGATCAGGTGAAAGCAGTTGGGTGTTCTCAGCAGATTCCTAAACTCATCGTGAAGGAACAAACGCAGTGTCTACAGATAACCTGATAAACAGTAGacgggaggtaggtaggtacctacccgaAACAGCCAGTGACCCCGGAGTAACCTCCACCGAACCCCATCTTGCAACTCCATTCGAGTTCAATTACCCGCTACCCTGGTCGCTGTACTTTACCCTACCTCTAGGGGTCTTTGTAAGTGACGGCAGTGCGGGGCAGCTCGTACCTGGATTCGTGGGGCAACTACTCCAAGATTGACGAGAGCTCCCTTTTCATTACCTtacccttcttcccccctcTGGGCTCCCACATTCTAGCCCATCTTCcaccttccttccatctcctTTCCGGTCCTCAATCAGCTGGTCCGGTTCTCAAGATACTCCCCCCCAAAAACTCAACATCACAATGTCCGGACCCGTCCCCATCGCCAACTCGCTCGAGGACATCTACACCCGTGATGCCCTTGACACGCAAACGAAACGATGGAACAACCTTCTCTCCAAGTTTGAGTCCACCTACGGCCACCAGCCCGAGTTCGTATCTCGCTCTCCGGGCCGAGTGAACATCATCGGCGAACACATCGACTACTCTTTGTACTCTGTGCTTCCTATGGCCATCACTGCCGACACCATCATTGCCGTCTCAACACACCTACCAGCTCCCAAGGAAGGAACCTTTAGGATCCAGATCGCCAACGTGCTGGACTCCAAGTTCAAGTCGCGCGAGTTCGACATTCCCTATGATTCCGTCGACATCGACGCCACCGTTCACGAATGGACCAACTACTTCAAGTCGGGCCTACGCGGGGCGTTGGAGCTGTTGCGCAAGAAGCACGGGGCCAACTTCAAGCCCAAGAGCATGCAAATTCTCATGGACGGCACCGTCCCGGCTGGTGGAGGACTCAGTTCAAGTGCTGCGTTTGTCACGGCTAGTGCTTTGGCCGTCATGGCGGCCAATGGAGAGCAGACGGTTGACAAGAAGGAATTGACGGAGCTGGCTATTGTCAGTGAGAGAGCCGTTGGTGTGAACTCTGGAGGGTATGTCAAAACATCCAACTATAGATTTCACACAAGAACATAAAACTGACACCATGTCGCAGAATGGATCAATCcgcctccgtcttctccgaGCGTGGTTCCGCCCTGTTCGTCTCCTTCACGCCCACCCTCCTCGCCCGCCCCGTCTCCTttccacccaccacccccgaACTCACCTTCCTGATCGCCCAATCCTTCGTCACAGCCGACAAGTTCGTCACCGGCCCCATCCACTACAACCTCCGCGTCGTCGAATGCACGCTCGCAGCCGCCTACCTCAACGCCGTGCTCAACCCTCCCGGCACTTTATTGCCCGGCGACGCCTCTCCCCTAGGCATTTCCC belongs to Neurospora crassa OR74A linkage group IV, whole genome shotgun sequence and includes:
- a CDS encoding galactokinase, coding for MSGPVPIANSLEDIYTRDALDTQTKRWNNLLSKFESTYGHQPEFVSRSPGRVNIIGEHIDYSLYSVLPMAITADTIIAVSTHLPAPKEGTFRIQIANVLDSKFKSREFDIPYDSVDIDATVHEWTNYFKSGLRGALELLRKKHGANFKPKSMQILMDGTVPAGGGLSSSAAFVTASALAVMAANGEQTVDKKELTELAIVSERAVGVNSGGMDQSASVFSERGSALFVSFTPTLLARPVSFPPTTPELTFLIAQSFVTADKFVTGPIHYNLRVVECTLAAAYLNAVLNPPGTLLPGDASPLGISLQGFHETYFALSEHNSGATSSKSVTEQLEHLLELTKQTLTKEEGYTRSEIAAVLGLPSTSELDQKFTSRFPVRAERFKLRQRAIHVFSEALRVLKLMDLLETSSSSSSSSSSSSSSTITSTPKDLNSRLGALLNETQDSCREVYECSCEEIDRICAIARQAGSYGSRLTGAGWGGCSVHLVPADKVSNVKEALEREYYSKLELTEEQREGAVVVSKPGSGSALYLGGKEGLA